The genomic window GGTCTCCGTGACGGAGCGGACGCGGGAGATCGGTTTGCGTCAGGCGGTCGGCGCCAAGGCGCGCGACATCCTGACGCAGTTCCTCGTTGAGGCGGTCACGCTGTCGCTGATCGGTGGCCTGGTCGGGATTGCGCTAGGCCTCTCGGCCTCGATCCTGATCTCGTCCCTGGCCGGGTGGTCTACACAAGTCAGTGCCGTCGCGGTCCTTATGGCCTTTGCTTTCTCGGCATTGGTGGGGATTTGTTTCGGCTACTATCCGGCACGCAAGGCCGCCTTCCTCGACCCGATTGAGGCGCTACGATATGAGTAGGGGCGCCGCTTGCTGCGCCCGGTGCGAAGCAAATCCCCCTCGCTCCCCCCTTTTATCAAAGGGGAGTTAGGGAGGATTTGGTGCGGGGTGCGATGTAGGGGCAGTCCTTGTGGCTGTCCGGTATGGGATGAGCGATCAGAGATTCGAGTTGTTCGAGACGACGGCGGATGTCGGGATTGTGGTGTGGGGCGA from Candidatus Methylomirabilota bacterium includes these protein-coding regions:
- a CDS encoding FtsX-like permease family protein; translated protein: VSVTERTREIGLRQAVGAKARDILTQFLVEAVTLSLIGGLVGIALGLSASILISSLAGWSTQVSAVAVLMAFAFSALVGICFGYYPARKAAFLDPIEALRYE